The Epilithonimonas zeae genome contains the following window.
GCTAAAGACCCTGAATTCTACGAGAGGATTAAGGCTATGGATATGGAAACTTTTGTAGAAGAAATGATGAAACTTCGAAAAGAACTTGACAGTTTTGATCTCATCAAAGCAGAATACAGGGAGGCAGAAAAATCCATTAAACGCAGAGAATCAATCAGCTGGAAAGAAACTCTGGCAGCCTTTAGCTACGCTATGAATTATCCTGCTAAACATTTTTCAGCAGAGGATATGCTTCGTTTGAGAAAAACAATGATGCCACTTATCTCTGTCATTATTGCCTCATTGCCACAGGCATCATATAAAGAACTGATATCGTTATATGAAGCAGGTTTGCTGGATCTGGTTCAGGTGGATAAAGAAAGTCAGGTAGTTCCTAACGCTAATTCGGGAGCAGTTTACCATTATACCTCAGTTGATAACGAGCAAAGGGAAGAACATTATCCTATGTTTGTTGATGCTATAGGGCAACAGTCCTTTAACCTTAATGACTTTCCTTTCGAAGGATTGAAGCAGACTGAATTAATTACTTCAGCGTATCTTGATTTCAGGGATAATCAGAAGGCATTAGAATTAATCAAAGAAGGCGAAGCACAAGTTTACCAAGGATACAATAATAACTATTATCTGAAATTACCCGGATTGAAAATCAACGATTTTTTCCAGGCTTTAAATCCTTATGGTCAGATTATCGATAGTCTTTATATAATGGCGGTGCCTTTTATAGGCGGACTTAACCCCGACTATTCGGGATTGGACTTTTGTGATACTGCAGCTGAGAGAATTGTAGCCTCACTTAAGATTACTGATATCAGCAGCGAAATGTCTGATATTAAAAATGTAGCCAGTTAATATTATTATTAAAAGTTAATTTAAAATTTAAAGAAATATCGATTAGAATTTTATTGTTTTTACATATTGAATTTCTGAAGGAAGACTGCTATGCAGTCTTTTTTTTTTCAACAAAACTTAGGATATATTAAATAATCGGAATATCAGATTAATTTTTTCTTTCATCGGTTATCACATACTGATTTAATTTCACAGAAATAAAACCTTAGAGCCAACAAAAATCATATTCGTTATTTTAAATAAGTCTAAATAAAATTTGATTCTTTTAATCAAATCTATACTTTTGCAGTCCACTTTTTAAAATAACCGGAGTGTTCAAGTATTTTTATTTTTTCTTTTTCAGTTTTGCTTTTATTAGTATTAAAGCACAATCCGATAAACTGCCTATCACAATTCAGGTTTTTGATGATTTGCAGAAACCGCTATCTGATGCTGTCATAAAAGATCAAGGAAAAGAGATCCCTACAAATTCGGACGGAAATGCAACAATCCTATTGTCAAAAGGAAAGCACATCCTACTCATCTCTCACGAACGTTTTGACGAAAAGGAATTCCATCTCCACGTAGAGAATCAACAGACTTACATTGTGTCTTTAAAAAAAGAAGTTAAAATTGAGGAAGTTGTAATAACAGCAAAAGAAGGAAAAGGCCTTACCAGCAAGTCCGTTATTGACAGGCAAGCGATGCAGCACCTGCAACCATCCAGTTTTGCAGACCTAATGGAACTTCTTCCCGGAGGATTGGCACGAGACCCAAACTTAAGTACCGCAAATAGAGTTTTGTTGCGTGAAAATACCGGAGGTCCTTCTTCATACACGACCACATCTCTTGGTGTACAATTTATGATTGATGACAATGTTTGGAATACTAATGCCAATTTGCAAACATCAATCGATGAATCACAGATGGGTGAAGCCGCAAAATATAGAAATACAACGGGCATTGGAACCGATACGCGAACTATATCTACCAACGACATAGAAAAAGTGGAAGTTATCCGAGGAATACCTTCTGCTGCTTATGGCGATCTCACCTCTGGGTTAATTAAAATTGAGAGAAAAATAGGTTATTCGCCACTGGAAGCCAGATTCAAAGCGGATGGTTTTAGCAAACAGTATTATGTCGGAAAAGGTCTTGTTCTGAATAAAAACTGGAATCTGAATGTGAATATGGACTTGTTGGATTCCAGACAAAATCCTACGGACGAATTTCAAAATTACCAGCGTATAACAGCTTCGATAAGATCAAGGCTAAAAACAAAACTCTGGCAAAAAGATTTGGAATGGCGATCCAATATCGATTTCTCTAATAATCTTGATAAAATAAAATACGATCCAGATACAGGATACGCCTTAACCGACTCTTATAAAAACTCGAATCAAAGAATCAGTTTTACTAATAATTTCACCTACAATCTTGATTCAAAATCTTTCTTTAATAAGATTGTTGTAAACACAGCGATCCGACAAGGAATCGAAAAAATTGAACAGGTTAAATTGGTTCAATTATCAGGTCCAAGAGCTTTATCATTAGCAACAACTGCTGGAGAAAATGTGGGCATATATCCCAACACAAGATATATTGCAGAATCATCAACAGACGGAAAGCCTTTGGATTTATCATTATTCCTACAAACAACAGGCTCGAGAAAAGTTGGCAAATTTAATAATCAATATGAAGCAGGTTTTGATTGGAAGTACTCTAAAAACAATGGGGATGGACAACAGTGGGATTTAGAAACGCCACCTTCTGCTACTATTGGAGCAAGGCCTAGAGCTTTCAAAGATATCCCTGCCTGGAAGAACTTGGCCGTTTTTGCTGGTAATCAAATGTCTTACAATCTGAATCAACACAAATTTTCTTTATATACAGGTTTGCGTGTCTCCAAGCTTTTAGGTATTGATCATTCCTATGCCATCAGTAAAAAAACATTTGCAGAACCAAGAGTCAATTTCCAGTACAACCTTCCAATTGTAATGGTTGGAAATTATCCGCTGAAGACAGATGTGACTCTCGGCTACGGGATTTTGTATAAACAACCGACTCTGCTAATGTTATATCCTAACCAAAGATTTACAGATTATGCACAACTGAATTATTATCACGATGATGAGAATTACCGTTATGTCAATTTTATGACTTTTGTTCAGAATCTTGAAAACAAAAATTTGACGGCAGCTAAAAATATTAAGAAGGAGATACGTTTGGATTTGAGTTACAGAAATCATGAATTCTTTATTACTTATTTTAATGAAAATCTTAAAAACGGTTTTAGAAGCACATTACAAACTCAGATTATATCGTACAAAAAATACGATTCCAATTACATCGACTTGTCACAATGGGGAGAAAATGGTCCTGATTTGACTAATGTACCTTATGAGACTGTACGCGAATTTGGAAATTACTCTATTACAGAAAACGGAAGTGCCACTTTAAAAGACGGGGTTGAATTTGGCTATACATCTCCAAGAATTAAAGGTATTAATACCAAATTCACGCTCACAGGAGCTTGGTTCAGGACACAATACAGAAATACTGTTCCTGTCTTGGAACGTCCTTCAATTTCTTTGGCAGGAAGTAACTATCAATACTATGGAATTTATAAAAATGACCTCGGTTATGTTAATGAGAATCTGAATTATAATCTGATGCTAGACACTTTCATTCCCAGCTTAGGATTAATCGTTTCTGCGTCTATACAAGGTTCTCTCTATAATTACCAAAAATACGATCAAAGAATTCCGCAACCTATTTCTTATGTGGATCTGGATGGTGTTACCCATACTTTTACAGATGCAGATAGAACAGACACTTATAGACGCTGGCTGGTACGATCTGTTACATCCGATGATAGGCCCAGAAGGGAAACTTATGTGATCCGAGCTAATTTCAAAGTCACCAAAATTATTTACAAAAACCTTAAAACATCGATGTTTGTCAACAGGTTATTCAGCTACGAGCATCCCTATTATTTTTTAGGGAATAAAATTGAAAGACAAGCTGGTAACAACCCTTATTTCGGAATGGAACTTAATTATAATTTTTAAAATAAATATATTATGAAAAAAAGATTTTTAGCAATCGGTTTTATGGCCATACTCGCTTCTTCAGCAGTCATTGTTTCTTGTTCTAAAGATGATGATGATTTTGGGACAGAAGTTTCACAGAAAAGTGTTCTTACTGTAACTTTAAAAGGTGACAATATTGCGACTTACAAAACTCTTGACATAGAAATTCTTGAAACAAATACTGGAGCAATTACAAAAAAAACATTGGAGAATGTAAGTGCATATTCTTTTGAATTGCCTTATGGATCTTACAAAATCTCAGCAAACGGAACCGTTATCACAAAAGATAATGAAGAAGTACAAGTGGGAGCTTCTGCAGAGCAGGATATCAACAGTGGCGTAGTTAATTTATCTTTACCATTAGTGATTAAACAATTCAACAATGATTTCATCATAGAAGAAGTTTTCTTTGCAGGTGTAAAAACAAATGAAGGTAAAAACTATAATAATTCCCGCTATTTTAAAATCACTAATAATACGGATGAAGTTCTTTATGCAGACCGTTTAATGATTGCCACTTCAGAATTTTTCACTACAGTTGCAAGAACAGTTACTCCTTACATTGTGGATCAGGCTTTTCCTATTAGTGCAGTTATGATTGTTCCGGGAACAGGAAAAGAACATCCAGTCCAACCAGGAAGTTTCATCGTTATTGCTGATAATGCGATTAATCACACCACTTCTAACGGTTTTGATCTGACAAAAGCGGATTTTGAATTCCCTTCTACCAACCCAAGTTTAGGACAGGTTGATAATCCAAGTGTGCCGAATATGAACATCGCTTATACTCAGATGACTTATAATATGATTTTCCTTTACACAACAAGTCAGCAAGGATACGCATTGGCTAGACTTCCTGAGGGACAAACTGCTGATACATTCTTGGCTGAAAACAAATATGATTATTCTTATACAAATTCAGCTGGAGGCGTAACCAATAAGAGTGTTTACAAAATCCCAAATACCTGGATTGTAGATGCCCTTAACACGAGTCGTGACGATGACTTCCTTCAAATCCTTACAGCACCATCAATTGATGCAGGATGGACAACAGCATCTCCTGGATATAATGGAAAAACTGTTAGAAGAAAAGTATTAGGAACAATGTCCAATGGTAAAAACCTTTACAAAGACACCAATAACTCAACAGCAGATTTTGTTCGTAACTCTGAACCAAGTCTGAAAAACGGTATTGTTAAATAACATTTTGAAATTATCATTTTAATAATGAATCAATCAAAATTTGTCATCGTATTTTTTATTTGTATCGGATTCAGTTTTGTTTTCGGACAGGATAGTTTACGCCTGCTTACAAAAATCAACAACCAATACAACGAGGAAAGAATACAAATCCAAAACTTTTACTATAATCCGGCAAGTATGTCGGATTATAGTTCTTCTTCGATGTCAGAGTTTAGTCTCAATTATCAATCTGACAATCAAAAAACTTACCTAAGACAGTTAGGTTCTGGAGACACTGGATTGAGCCTTAAAACCAATTCATTCAAAAAATTAAAATCAAATAGTGCAGTTTGGGGAAACGCAGGCTACAGTAATATGACGAAAAAAAATCTCAGTTATAATGAGAATTTGGACTTTGAAAGAATTGCGCCTTATGTAACACAAGATTCCGTTGGCGGTAATTTGAATCTTGAAACTTATCATTTCGCAGGAGGTTATGCCAAGAAAATGAATCGGTTTTCTTTTGGACTTTTCGGAAGTTACGATGCGCAGATGGCTTACAGATCGCGAGATCCTCGGGTTAAAAACACCACTTCTGATTTGATAATCTCTGCCGGAATTAATTATAAAGTTTATCAAGATTATGAAATTGGAGTATTTGGTGAATTTAATAAATATACTCAAAATGGCTCAGTCAATTTTGTGAACGAAGTCAGTTATCCAATTATTTATCAATCCGTAGGATTTGGCTACACCAACTATCTTTTCAACAATGATTCTAAGACTCAATACGAAGAATTAGGATATAAAATTGGTGGACAAATCTCCAGCAAAGATTGGAAAGATTTCTATATTACAGGGGTTCTATCAAGTTCAAACAACATCAAAGGAATTGAGCCAAGAGTTGGAAACCGTTATTATGACACAAGTGACTTGGAAAACAAAATATCTCAAATCGAAGCAGCAAAATTTTTCTCTTTGAAAAACAATCGGATTGGTTTGATCTTTAATTATAATTCCACCATCCGAACCGGAAAAGAATATGGTTACACCAGCAATTCAGACAATAGAGAATTGATTTTTAAAAGAAAAGCTTACAAAAAAGAACAGTACACTACAAGCTTCAAAGCTTTCTATCAACTAACGCAGGAAAAATATATTTTCACTGCAGTTCCATTTTTCCTTTATCAGGAAATCACAGAACGTAGAATTTATCCTTTTTCCGGACAAAAATACGATGCTTACACTTTGGGATTAGATGTGGATTTAAAAGTAGAAATCAAAAAAAATCAAGTCTTAAGCTTCAAACCTAGTTACTCATATCGTAATATCAATAAAGCGATTAATGCCTTAGACACCAATTTGAGACCTGCTCTTATCGATTGGATTAATCAGGATTATTCTATACTTACAAGTGATGTTTTCACAATGGGAGCAATCATTCGCTATGATTTTACGATTCATAAACTTCCTTCATTCTTTATAAGCGGACAATGGATAACAATGACTATTAAAGAAAAAAACAATAATTTTGGAGCTTTAAGTTTAGGCATAACATTTTAAATAATGAAGAAGGTTTTTCTTGCAATTTTTGGCATTTTTATTTTCATTTTATTCAGTTTTACTCCAAAAGTCGGACAAGATCTGATGGATAATCCTGATCCTACTATCGAAGAAATTGTAAAAAGCTACAAAAAAGCTATTACCGAATGGCCAAAGCCGAATATCAATTACGGTGTTTCTTGGAAAGAATTTTCATCCATCAAAAGAGATTCACTCTATTTTGTTAAGCAAGACAGACCTGAAGTTATTCTTGGAAAAATGTTATTTTTTGATCCCAAATTATCCAAATCCGACCAAATATCCTGCAGTTCCTGCCACGATCCGGAGATGGGATGGACAGACAAAAGACGTGTCGCATTGGGCAACGATCATCTTATGGGAAACCGAAATACAATTTCTCTCTACAATATTGCCGACAGAAAATCTTTTTTCTGGGACGGTCGAGCTCAGTCTTTAGAAGAACAAGCTTCCGGACCATTGGGAGCACACCACGAGATGGCAATGGATGTAAAAATTCTTCCTAAAAAATTACAAAAAATAAAAGGTTACAAAGTTTATTTCCAAAATGCTTATGGCGATGAAAAAATAACTTATGATAGAATTGTAAAAGCATTAGCCGAATTCCAGAAAACGATAAAAAGCCAACCGAGCCGATTTGATCAGTTCATTGATGGAAAATACAATGCGCTATCTGATAAAGAAATCTATGGAATGCATATTTTCCGTACAAAAGCCCGTTGTATGAATTGTCATAATGGACAAAACCTAACTGACGAATCTTTCCACAACATCGGTTTAACTTACTACAAAAGAGAATACGAAGATTTGGGACTTTACAATGTTACCAAAAAACCTGAAGATGTCGGCAAATTCAGAACGCCGCAATTGAGAGACCTTAATCTTACGAGACCTTGGATGCACAATGGTTTGTTTGATGATTTGGAAGGTATTGTGAATGTTTACAACAGCGGAATGCATATGATAGATCCGAAACCAGAACAAAAGCAGAAAGACCCAAATTATCCGGTTACCGATTCTATGATGCAACCATTAAAATTAACTAAAGACGAAAAGTCTGCGCTCATATCATTTTTAGAATCTCTCAACGGAACAAAATACAAAATGAGAAGACCAGAGTTTCCAATTAAATAAATTCAGTTAGAGTAAGTGATTTTT
Protein-coding sequences here:
- a CDS encoding DUF4876 domain-containing protein, with product MKKRFLAIGFMAILASSAVIVSCSKDDDDFGTEVSQKSVLTVTLKGDNIATYKTLDIEILETNTGAITKKTLENVSAYSFELPYGSYKISANGTVITKDNEEVQVGASAEQDINSGVVNLSLPLVIKQFNNDFIIEEVFFAGVKTNEGKNYNNSRYFKITNNTDEVLYADRLMIATSEFFTTVARTVTPYIVDQAFPISAVMIVPGTGKEHPVQPGSFIVIADNAINHTTSNGFDLTKADFEFPSTNPSLGQVDNPSVPNMNIAYTQMTYNMIFLYTTSQQGYALARLPEGQTADTFLAENKYDYSYTNSAGGVTNKSVYKIPNTWIVDALNTSRDDDFLQILTAPSIDAGWTTASPGYNGKTVRRKVLGTMSNGKNLYKDTNNSTADFVRNSEPSLKNGIVK
- a CDS encoding DUF6850 family outer membrane beta-barrel protein, with product MNQSKFVIVFFICIGFSFVFGQDSLRLLTKINNQYNEERIQIQNFYYNPASMSDYSSSSMSEFSLNYQSDNQKTYLRQLGSGDTGLSLKTNSFKKLKSNSAVWGNAGYSNMTKKNLSYNENLDFERIAPYVTQDSVGGNLNLETYHFAGGYAKKMNRFSFGLFGSYDAQMAYRSRDPRVKNTTSDLIISAGINYKVYQDYEIGVFGEFNKYTQNGSVNFVNEVSYPIIYQSVGFGYTNYLFNNDSKTQYEELGYKIGGQISSKDWKDFYITGVLSSSNNIKGIEPRVGNRYYDTSDLENKISQIEAAKFFSLKNNRIGLIFNYNSTIRTGKEYGYTSNSDNRELIFKRKAYKKEQYTTSFKAFYQLTQEKYIFTAVPFFLYQEITERRIYPFSGQKYDAYTLGLDVDLKVEIKKNQVLSFKPSYSYRNINKAINALDTNLRPALIDWINQDYSILTSDVFTMGAIIRYDFTIHKLPSFFISGQWITMTIKEKNNNFGALSLGITF
- a CDS encoding TonB-dependent receptor plug domain-containing protein translates to MFKYFYFFFFSFAFISIKAQSDKLPITIQVFDDLQKPLSDAVIKDQGKEIPTNSDGNATILLSKGKHILLISHERFDEKEFHLHVENQQTYIVSLKKEVKIEEVVITAKEGKGLTSKSVIDRQAMQHLQPSSFADLMELLPGGLARDPNLSTANRVLLRENTGGPSSYTTTSLGVQFMIDDNVWNTNANLQTSIDESQMGEAAKYRNTTGIGTDTRTISTNDIEKVEVIRGIPSAAYGDLTSGLIKIERKIGYSPLEARFKADGFSKQYYVGKGLVLNKNWNLNVNMDLLDSRQNPTDEFQNYQRITASIRSRLKTKLWQKDLEWRSNIDFSNNLDKIKYDPDTGYALTDSYKNSNQRISFTNNFTYNLDSKSFFNKIVVNTAIRQGIEKIEQVKLVQLSGPRALSLATTAGENVGIYPNTRYIAESSTDGKPLDLSLFLQTTGSRKVGKFNNQYEAGFDWKYSKNNGDGQQWDLETPPSATIGARPRAFKDIPAWKNLAVFAGNQMSYNLNQHKFSLYTGLRVSKLLGIDHSYAISKKTFAEPRVNFQYNLPIVMVGNYPLKTDVTLGYGILYKQPTLLMLYPNQRFTDYAQLNYYHDDENYRYVNFMTFVQNLENKNLTAAKNIKKEIRLDLSYRNHEFFITYFNENLKNGFRSTLQTQIISYKKYDSNYIDLSQWGENGPDLTNVPYETVREFGNYSITENGSATLKDGVEFGYTSPRIKGINTKFTLTGAWFRTQYRNTVPVLERPSISLAGSNYQYYGIYKNDLGYVNENLNYNLMLDTFIPSLGLIVSASIQGSLYNYQKYDQRIPQPISYVDLDGVTHTFTDADRTDTYRRWLVRSVTSDDRPRRETYVIRANFKVTKIIYKNLKTSMFVNRLFSYEHPYYFLGNKIERQAGNNPYFGMELNYNF
- a CDS encoding cytochrome-c peroxidase, yielding MKKVFLAIFGIFIFILFSFTPKVGQDLMDNPDPTIEEIVKSYKKAITEWPKPNINYGVSWKEFSSIKRDSLYFVKQDRPEVILGKMLFFDPKLSKSDQISCSSCHDPEMGWTDKRRVALGNDHLMGNRNTISLYNIADRKSFFWDGRAQSLEEQASGPLGAHHEMAMDVKILPKKLQKIKGYKVYFQNAYGDEKITYDRIVKALAEFQKTIKSQPSRFDQFIDGKYNALSDKEIYGMHIFRTKARCMNCHNGQNLTDESFHNIGLTYYKREYEDLGLYNVTKKPEDVGKFRTPQLRDLNLTRPWMHNGLFDDLEGIVNVYNSGMHMIDPKPEQKQKDPNYPVTDSMMQPLKLTKDEKSALISFLESLNGTKYKMRRPEFPIK